The following are from one region of the Pirellulales bacterium genome:
- a CDS encoding protein-glutamate O-methyltransferase CheR → MTQAINALDADSFLYVSDLVHKRSAIVLEPVKGYLVESRLTPLARQHGFGTLQQMVSELRARSPGDLHHKVVEAMTTNETSFFRDIHPFETLKTEVLPKLIANRGSQRALNIWCGACSSGQEPYTIGMVIREYFPALATWNVKLVASDLSSQVLAQARQGLYSQAEVNRGLPASLLVKHFQKSGMQWQVKDNVRKLVQFMELNLIERWPPLPQMDVIFLRNVLIYFSTETKKSILDNVGKLLATDGFLFLGGAETTLNLDDSFERVNFAKTVCYRLRGK, encoded by the coding sequence ATGACTCAAGCAATCAATGCGCTCGACGCGGATAGCTTTCTTTACGTGAGCGATCTGGTGCATAAGCGGTCGGCGATCGTGCTCGAACCCGTCAAGGGCTACCTGGTCGAATCGCGCCTGACGCCGTTGGCCCGCCAACACGGTTTCGGCACGCTGCAACAAATGGTTTCGGAGCTGCGCGCGCGGTCGCCGGGCGATTTGCACCACAAGGTCGTCGAGGCGATGACCACCAACGAGACCAGTTTCTTTCGCGACATCCACCCGTTCGAGACCCTGAAAACGGAAGTGTTGCCCAAACTGATTGCCAACCGGGGGTCGCAGCGGGCATTGAACATTTGGTGCGGCGCCTGCTCGAGCGGCCAGGAGCCGTATACCATCGGCATGGTGATTCGCGAATACTTTCCAGCCCTTGCCACTTGGAATGTCAAGCTGGTAGCGAGCGATCTGTCGAGTCAAGTTTTGGCCCAAGCCCGGCAAGGTTTGTACAGCCAAGCCGAGGTCAATCGAGGCCTGCCCGCGTCGCTGCTGGTCAAGCATTTTCAGAAGTCGGGCATGCAGTGGCAAGTCAAAGACAATGTTCGCAAGCTGGTTCAATTCATGGAGTTGAATCTGATCGAAAGGTGGCCGCCACTGCCGCAAATGGACGTAATCTTCTTACGAAACGTGCTGATTTACTTTTCGACTGAAACCAAGAAATCCATCCTGGACAACGTCGGCAAGCTGCTTGCAACGGACGGGTTTTTGTTTCTCGGCGGGGCGGAAACGACGCTCAATCTCGACGATTCGTTCGAACGCGTCAACTTCGCCAAGACCGTGTGTTACCGTTTGCGCGGCAAGTGA